The candidate division KSB1 bacterium genome includes the window TGACCATGGCGCAATTTTTTGAAATCCGTTACAGCCGCAATTTCAGAATCTTTGCGGGAATGCTCGCCTTCCTGTCGGGCATCATCAATTTTGGCATCTTCCCAGCCGTGGGTGCTCGATTTTTCATCTACTTCTGCGGCTTGCCCCAGACCATTCCCATTTTTGGCATCGACATCTCGACCTTTGCCCTGATTATGATCATCATCCTGGGGCTGGCGCTGTTCTTCGTGTTCTCTGGCGGCCAAATTGCGGTGATGATCACTGACTTTTTGCAGGGGACGTTTGTCAACATCGTCTTCATCACTATCCTCATTTATTTGATGCTGACGATCGATTTCTCAAAAATTTTCGAAGCGCTGCAAAGCGCCCCAGTGGATAAGTCCCTCATCAATCCGTTCAAAACCAGCAAGGTCGAGGGGTTCAATATCTGGTATTTTCTGATCGGCGTGTTTGGGGCGATTTACAGCACCCTGTCCTGGCAAGGAACGATGGCCTACAATGCTTCGGCCAAAAGCGCCCATGAAGCCAAAATGGGCAGCGTGCTGTCCAACTGGCGGGGCATTCCCATGGCGCTGCTGTTCCTGTTTGTTCCCGTCTGCGCCTACACCATTATGCATCATCCCGACTTTTTGAATCATGCCACGGCGGTCAATTCAGTGTTGAGCACGGTCGATTCCAAAGCCATCCAGAGCCAGTTGACTGTGCCATTGGTACTAACCAGGATTTTCCCCATCGGGCTGATGGGTGCATTTACCGCCGTCATGCTGGCGGCCTCTATCGGCTGCATCGATACTTATCTGCATTCGTGGGGCAGTATTTTTATCCAGGATGTGATTTTGCCGTTGCGGAACAAGCCGCTGCCCAAAGAGCAGCACATCCGTGCCCTGCGGCTGTCGATCTTTGGCGTGGCGGTGTTCATCTTTTTGTTCAGTTTGCTATTTCAGCAGAGCGAATACATCCTCATGTTTTTCGCCATCACGGGCGCTATTTATGCGGGAGGCTCGGGTTCGGTGATCATTGGGGGACTCTATTGGAAACGAGGCACGACCGCTGCCGCCTGGGCGGCCATGATCACGGGTTCCTCCATCGCCGTCGGTGGGATTATTTTGCAGCAACTGATCGAAAATTTCCCCATCAACGGCCAATGGTTTTGGTTCATCGCCATGGTCAGCGCTGTGGTGGTTTACATTGCGGTATCGTTGCTGGGCGGGAAAAAAGAGTTCGATATGGATAAGCTGCTGCATCGGGGCAAATATTTGATCAAAGAAGAGTACCAGGTGTTGAACGCCCAGCCGCTGCGGGGCTGGAGAATGCTGGGCATGGGCAAAGAGTTCAGCCGCACCGATAAAATTATCTACATTGCCACCTACTGCTGGATTTTCCTCTGGGCCAGTATTTTCATCATCGGCACGATCTACAATTTGACCCATGATGTGGCCGATCTGATCTGGATGAAGTTCTGGTACTGGTATTTGGGCATCAATATCGCCATGGCCATCGTGGTCGTTTTCTGGTTTACTATCGGGGGCGTGCGGGATGTGCGAGCGCTGTTCAGCCGCCTGGGAACGATGCAGCGGGATGATAAAGATGATGGTTTTGTGACGAAATTGTAGGACAGGTTGGCAACCTGTCCTACACAAAGACAGGTTATCAACCTGTCCTACAGAAACAATGGACAGGATGCCATCTTGTCCTACAATCAATGAGGTAAACAATGAATACGCTACAATACAAAGCCCAATATCGGCGCAAGCTGCCTCACTATCAACCCATTCAAGCAAAGCTTTTTATCACTTATCGGCTGGCGGGATCGTTGCCTGAACATGTAATCGAAAAATTGCGTCAGGAGCGAGAGCAAAAAGAACGAGAACTGGCAATGATCAAAGATCTCGAAGAACGCAAACAACTCCACTATGAATTTCAACGGCGCTGGTTTGCCAAATATGATGCCTATTTAGATAGAGCAGAAACTGGTCCGAAATGGCTGAGCGATCCTCGGATTGCCAGATTGGTCTATGAAAGCATCCGTTATCGGGATGGCAAAGTTTATGACCTGGATTGTCTGACTATCATGGCAAACCATGTGCACCAGATGATTGAGCCGTTGGCTGAACCTGTAGGGCAGGTTGCCAACCTGCCCCACAATAGGCAGGATGTCATTCTGCCCTACAGTGTCAGCAAAATCATGCATTCATTGAAGCGATACACTGGACGACAGGCAAATTTAATTCTAGGCCGAGAAGGACCATTCTGGCAGGACGAAAGCTATGATCATGCCGTGCGGAGTGAAAAAGAATACGAGCGAATTATCTGGTATATTTTAAACAACCCCGTAAAAGCAGGTCTGGTGGATTCATGGGAAAAATGGGAGTGGAGTTATTGTAAATGGCTGTAGGACAGGTTGGTAAATTATCACTGATTTGTGGGACAGGTTTATAGCCTGTCCTTGGCTCGTAGGACAGGTTGCCAACCTGTCCTACAGAAACAATGGACAGGATGCCATCCTGTCCTACAGGGAGGAATTATGGAACGATACCAACACAATCCAATTCTTACTCGAACCGACATTCCCGAAATTCCACCCCACCTGGTGGATGTCTCTTCGGTGTTCAATCCTGGGGCGGTTCGATTCGGCGATCAATTTTTGCTGATGCTGCGGGTTCAGAATCGGGGGCGGGAGACGTTTCTGCTTACGGCCACCAGCAATGATGGAGTACATTTTTCAATTTCGGATCAGATCGTCCATTTCAGGGGCATCGAACAGATTCAGGAGAAAATTTATCACTGCTACGATCCCCGAATCACCCGCATCGATGATGTTTATTACATCATGTTCGCCATGGACATGGATGATGGCTGCCGCCTGGGATTGGCGCAGACAATGGATTTTGAACAATACGACTTTCTGGGCATTGTCTCCGACGACGATAATCGCAATGGCGTCCTGTTTCCTGAAAAGATCAATGGCAAATACCTCCGCCTCGATCGGCCCAACAAAGTCCAATTGGCAGGTGGACCGACGTCGGGCAGCGCCATTTGTCTATCGGAATCGAATGATCTGTTGCACTGGCGCACAGTGGGTATTGTCGCCACAGGCCGCTTCCATTATTGGGACGAACTGATCGGTGCTGGTCCGCCGCCCATTAAAACCGAACAGGGTTGGCTGCAGATCTATCATGGTGTGGCCACCCATTTCGGCAGCGCCAATATCTATCAGGCGGGCGTGATGTTGCTCGATCTGAAAGATCCGCTGAAAGTGATCGCCCGCAGCCGCTACAATATTCTGGAGCCAAGGGAAATGTACGAGCTCGTAGGCCAGGTCCCGAATGTGGTTTTTCCCAGCGGGGCGATTGTGGAGAAAGCTGATGCTAATGGCTTTGCTGAATTAGATAGTCGAGTTTTTATTTATTATGGGGCAGCGGATACGTGTGTGGGGTTGGCAGTTTCGACTGTCGCTGAGCTTATCGAGTTGGCGAAAATAAGCTGATTCACTGACAGCAAAATAGTAGTGTGTTTTTTCTCCCACAGAATTGTCATCCCACAGAAATGAAATTAAAAAAATTTTCTGTGGGATTTCATTTCGCCAAAAGGCTATTAAGGTCAACCTAAGCGAATACAGGGAAAGACGCTGTCATTCTGAGGATCCGCCTATTGGCGGGGAGGAAGAATCCCTTCAATATATGCACTGACTTTCTTTAAATCAAAAGATTCTTCGCTCCCTGCAGTCGCTCAGAATGACATTACAATTTTTGGTTGACCACAATTGGCAAAAGGCAGAGCGTCTGTTAGCGGTTCTACGGGAGAAGAAATTTATTTGAATCCTAAATCTGCCTTTGGGTTTATCTAACGGCTGAGTTACCACATCATAGAAATAACAACTCATTTAACTTGGATATTAATCTCAGCCGTTGCAAAAAATCCGCCCTGATTAATAGCGATTAGAGTTAATTTCTCATTTCCCAGCTCATACCCAGATTGGTACAAATAATGGCCGTATTCATCGATGATAATCCCTGCAGAGCTGGAGGAGAACCGCCACTCATAAAACACGACTCCTCCCAATGGATCGGTTACCTGAATGATCAATGGCGTCGTGCTGCTTCTCGAAACAGGGTTCTGAGCAATCTGAAACCGCTCGATTTTAGGCTTGAAGCGATTGGCAGATGGAGCAGTTCGGCTGGCTCGCAACAGTGCATCAACTTGTTTGGCGATCGCTGTCGTTTTCTCTCTCAGATTACCGTAAGCTCGATTCTCCACGACAATATTGTCCCGAATAAAATATCTGCCACCGCCATAAGACACATTGCCAACCAATGGAGGTTTGTCCTCTTGAGGTCGCAGTTCTTCTGGTAAAGAATTGCTATTTCGCAGCTCAGTCAGAAAGTTAGAAGCCTCTTCCCTTGATTCCGTAACAAATAAATCAATAGTCAAAAAATCATCTGCTGAAAACTTCCAATGATAGTTAAAATTGATGACATAGAATTTCCCAGGACCATCACCAACTTCCCGCAGCCAGGGGCGTTCCCCAGCTCGAACTTCGGTTGCTCCAGCCAGATCAGGAAAATCGCTTTGCGAAAGTTTCACCGCAGTTCTGACAATTTCTTTGGATGGCTCGGTCGGTAACAGACAGAAAAAGAATGGCAGGCAAAAAATTGTTATCAGCATTAGCCATCGAATCCAACCACTCGATTGATTCATAAAATCACCTCCCTTAAAACATTAGGGCTGAACCCTCCACTAAATTATGTTTCATAGAGATCTGCAAAATGAAAATTTTGCTGTTATTCCGAACGAAGCGCAGCGGAATGAGGGATCTATATTTCTGATGCAATCACTTAATTAACCAGATTTCTCGCTTCGCTCGAAATGACATTTTTCTTATTTTGTAGAACTCTATGATGTTTCAATTTCGTGCAGACAAGCCGTTCAAATAGTCAGTAGATCAGGTTGGCGTATAATAGCAGATTTTTTTCGGTCGAAGTTCGTGCGTTCATAAGCGGCACCTGCTTTCGTTTCAATTTAAAATTAGTAAAAAAAAAGTAAAAATGTCAATAATATTTTTGATCGAGCGATTGAGTCTGAAATTTCAATTCACTTCAACAATCTCGAATTTGCTTTTCTCCCACAGAATTGTCATCCCACAGAAATGAATTCAAAAAAATTCTGTGGGATTTCATTCCGCTAAAGGGCCTTTGGCTTCAACCTCAGGGAATGAATGGGTAAAGACTGTCATTTTGAGCATCCGCCGACTGGCCATTACCGTCAACTTGAGCTCAAAAAACGTTAAAACCGTTAAAACGGTTATTGAAAGCGATCCGAGTTTGTCATTAATGCCCGAATTAATTCGGGCATTAATGACAAATTAAAAGCGGTTGCAGACCGCTTTTGCGGTCTCTGAAAACGAAATATCCAATGTGGACGCTAATAGCTATTTGGCGGATCGCTCAAAATAACATTTCATTTTTAAGTTGATTCCAATAGCCAAAGGGCACACCCCCTACTGGCGGTTCTGTGGGAGAGGGAATTTGACTCTGAGTTTATTGATGCACCAGTCACAAATTAAAACACACCATCCGAATATTGGTCATCTCTTCGATGGCGTATTTCAATCCCTCTCGGCCAATGCCGCTCTCCTTATTGCCGCCATACGGCATGTGATCCACCCGAAAGATCGGGGCATCGTTGATCATGATCCCGCCGACATTGATCTTTTTGATCGCTTTGAATGCCCGATCGATCTGCTGCGTGTAAAGTCCCGCCTGCAAACCGTAGCGGGAATTATCGACCTGACGAAGGGCATCGTCGAAATCATCATACGGAATAATCGAGACCACTGGGGCGAAAATCTCGTCGGCCACCACTTTCATTTCTGGTTTGACCTTGGTCAGCACGGTCGGCTCGAATAAGGCGCCATTACGCTTGCCGCCCGTCAGAATTTCGGCGCCGCCTGCCATGGCCTCCTGCACCCACTGTTCGGCTCGCTCGGCTTCATGAATATTGATCATCGGTCCCACGTCACAATTTTTATCCAGCGGATCGCCGACGACCTGTTTTTGTGTGGCGGCCACAAATCGCTTCGTGAACTCTGGCTCGATGGAGCGATGCACATAAATCCGCTGAACCGAGATGCAGATCTGCCCCGAATTGGCAAAACTGGCCACCACGCAGCGGGGAATGGCCTTATCGAGATCGGCATCCTCGCAGATGATGACGGCCGAATTGTTGCCCAGTTCCATAGTATATTTTTTCAGCCCGCCTCGGCTCATGATGTATTTTCCAACAGGCGGACTGCCTGTGAACGTAATCATGGCCAGACGAGGATCGGTCACCAGCCAATCGCCCACGGTGGAACCGCTGCCCATGATGATATTCAGCACACCATCGGGCAGGCCCGCCTCCATCAGTAGCTCGGCCATGCGCAACGCTGTCAAGGGCGTGGCCGTGGCTGGCTTGAGGACAATGGAATTTCCCGCCGCAATGGCTGGGGCGACTTTGTGCGCCACCAGGTTCAGCGGAAAATTGAACGGTGAAATCGCTCCAATCACGCCTATGGGCGTGCGGATGAAAAATCCCATCCGATTCTCGGCACTGGGGCTGGCGTCCATGGGGATGGTCTCGCCGTGGATCTGCTTGGCTTCCTCGGCGGCAAATTGGAACGTCTCGGCGCCCCGACTGACCTCGGCCCAGGCGTACTTCCAGGCTTTGCCCGCCTCGCTGGCGATGATGCGGGTAATTTCTTCCTGATGTTTCAGAATCAGCTCAGAGGTCTTTGCCAGGATTTTGCTGCGCTGATGCGCTGGCATATTGGAGATGACTGCAAACGCCTTCTGGGCGCTTTCGATGGCGGCATTCACATCCGCTTTGGTCGCTTTGGGAATCGTGCCCAAAATTTCCTGATTATATGGATTGATGACATCAATGGTCTCTGTGCCCGAGAGCCATTGGCCGTTGATGAGCATTTTATATTGTTTTGGCATGAGGAAATCCCTCCTGAAACCAACAATGAAGCACATTAAAAATAATTGTTGAATTGGAGTTTTGGAGTACTGGAGTCATGAAATCTTAATGAGCCAAATTCCTCTATAAGGTAGATCATTACTCCATCACTCCATTACTCCACACTTTATTACAAAGTTCTCGGTGGGCTTCTGCAAAATTACAATTTTAATGTCATTCCGAACGGAGCGCAGCGGAGTGAGGAATCTATATTTCTCATGGAATCCATTGATTAACAAGATTCCTCGCTTCGCTCCGAATGACGAGTATCCATGTTTTGCAGAAGTTTCATAGAGTTTTTAGACATCTGCAAAATACCAAATTTTGAGTCATTGCGGGGATCCGCCAGCGGGGGGAGACGAAGCAATCCCTTTTATTAGAGTTAAGAGATTCCTCACCGCCAACTGGCAGTTCGGAATGACTGCTACCCATATTTTGCAAAGGTCTAATAGAGTTCTGCAAAATCAAAATTTCTGTGTCATTTCGAACGGAACGAAGTGGAGTGAGAAATCTGGCTTTCCCATGCAATCAATTTATGAATCAGATTTCTCGCTTCGCTCGAAATGACTTTTTTTCCTATTTTCCAGAACTCCATCACTGTTAAAAAATTTTCCCCTGATGCAATTGTGCAAAAAATTTCTCCACTGGCAGGACATCCACGCCATCGAAATGATATGAGCGTTTGCCCAGATAAATTCCGATCATTTTATCGACCTGAAGCTGATCGGATTGGCTCAGGGAGCGCATGGCGTTTTCCCATTTCCGATCCCAGGTTTCTGCCATTTTCACCTCGATGCAGACCAAATGGGGTTTTGAAGTGAATTGGCGTTTTTTGGTTTCAATCACAAAATCAATTTCCGATCCAGCGCTGGTACGGTAAAAAGCGATATGCCTATTTTTGTTCTGGGTTCGATTATAGACCTCCAATTCATGAAGAACTAATGTCTCTAGAGCTGTTCCTTTCCAGGTGCGATCCAGCGGATCGAACAATAATCCTGCTGCAGCTCGTGCCACGCCAGTGTCGAACCAATAAAATTTGGGGCGACTTTGCTCCCGAATTTTGACCTGGGGACGATAGGCGGGAAGAAATTTCCCGAGCAAGGTATCCTCAAGGATGGAAAAGTAAATATCGATGCTGCTACGAGGAACGCCCGCATCACGGGAGATATTTTGGGCATTTATTAACTGACCGTTCAACTGGCCAGCAATACTCAGAAACCGCAAAAAAGGTGGCACATTTCTCACAATGCCCTCTTCCTTGATTTCTTCTTTGAGATAGGTATTCACATAAGCATTCAGAATATCGGCGGCATTATCTCGATCCAATTGGACATAAGGCATGAGTCCCCAATCAAGAGAAAAATTCAGGTCAAATAAATCGCCAAGCTCCTGCCAGGAAAAAGAACTGAGTTCACATGTGAGCGCTCTGCCGCCCAATAAATTAACACCCCCACGGCGCAATTTTCTGGCGGACGAGCCACACAGGGCAAATCGCCAGTGCCGT containing:
- a CDS encoding glycoside hydrolase family 130 protein, whose product is MERYQHNPILTRTDIPEIPPHLVDVSSVFNPGAVRFGDQFLLMLRVQNRGRETFLLTATSNDGVHFSISDQIVHFRGIEQIQEKIYHCYDPRITRIDDVYYIMFAMDMDDGCRLGLAQTMDFEQYDFLGIVSDDDNRNGVLFPEKINGKYLRLDRPNKVQLAGGPTSGSAICLSESNDLLHWRTVGIVATGRFHYWDELIGAGPPPIKTEQGWLQIYHGVATHFGSANIYQAGVMLLDLKDPLKVIARSRYNILEPREMYELVGQVPNVVFPSGAIVEKADANGFAELDSRVFIYYGAADTCVGLAVSTVAELIELAKIS
- a CDS encoding AAA family ATPase, whose product is MNTIHIPRLLKLPNRSFFLFGPRGVGKSTWLRDVLPEATFFDLLDHSVYLELSRFPNNLEAMAGNLPENSWIVIDEIQKVPSLLDEVHRLIEERHWRFALCGSSARKLRRGGVNLLGGRALTCELSSFSWQELGDLFDLNFSLDWGLMPYVQLDRDNAADILNAYVNTYLKEEIKEEGIVRNVPPFLRFLSIAGQLNGQLINAQNISRDAGVPRSSIDIYFSILEDTLLGKFLPAYRPQVKIREQSRPKFYWFDTGVARAAAGLLFDPLDRTWKGTALETLVLHELEVYNRTQNKNRHIAFYRTSAGSEIDFVIETKKRQFTSKPHLVCIEVKMAETWDRKWENAMRSLSQSDQLQVDKMIGIYLGKRSYHFDGVDVLPVEKFFAQLHQGKIF
- a CDS encoding aldehyde dehydrogenase family protein; its protein translation is MPKQYKMLINGQWLSGTETIDVINPYNQEILGTIPKATKADVNAAIESAQKAFAVISNMPAHQRSKILAKTSELILKHQEEITRIIASEAGKAWKYAWAEVSRGAETFQFAAEEAKQIHGETIPMDASPSAENRMGFFIRTPIGVIGAISPFNFPLNLVAHKVAPAIAAGNSIVLKPATATPLTALRMAELLMEAGLPDGVLNIIMGSGSTVGDWLVTDPRLAMITFTGSPPVGKYIMSRGGLKKYTMELGNNSAVIICEDADLDKAIPRCVVASFANSGQICISVQRIYVHRSIEPEFTKRFVAATQKQVVGDPLDKNCDVGPMINIHEAERAEQWVQEAMAGGAEILTGGKRNGALFEPTVLTKVKPEMKVVADEIFAPVVSIIPYDDFDDALRQVDNSRYGLQAGLYTQQIDRAFKAIKKINVGGIMINDAPIFRVDHMPYGGNKESGIGREGLKYAIEEMTNIRMVCFNL
- a CDS encoding sodium:solute symporter encodes the protein TMAQFFEIRYSRNFRIFAGMLAFLSGIINFGIFPAVGARFFIYFCGLPQTIPIFGIDISTFALIMIIILGLALFFVFSGGQIAVMITDFLQGTFVNIVFITILIYLMLTIDFSKIFEALQSAPVDKSLINPFKTSKVEGFNIWYFLIGVFGAIYSTLSWQGTMAYNASAKSAHEAKMGSVLSNWRGIPMALLFLFVPVCAYTIMHHPDFLNHATAVNSVLSTVDSKAIQSQLTVPLVLTRIFPIGLMGAFTAVMLAASIGCIDTYLHSWGSIFIQDVILPLRNKPLPKEQHIRALRLSIFGVAVFIFLFSLLFQQSEYILMFFAITGAIYAGGSGSVIIGGLYWKRGTTAAAWAAMITGSSIAVGGIILQQLIENFPINGQWFWFIAMVSAVVVYIAVSLLGGKKEFDMDKLLHRGKYLIKEEYQVLNAQPLRGWRMLGMGKEFSRTDKIIYIATYCWIFLWASIFIIGTIYNLTHDVADLIWMKFWYWYLGINIAMAIVVVFWFTIGGVRDVRALFSRLGTMQRDDKDDGFVTKL